The following proteins are co-located in the Primulina tabacum isolate GXHZ01 chromosome 11, ASM2559414v2, whole genome shotgun sequence genome:
- the LOC142519217 gene encoding protein CURVATURE THYLAKOID 1A, chloroplastic-like — protein sequence MAAAASSSFAVAATVFMQGFPATNRVAVFSPLPVRPSLCSATFKQLKEKGRFYQLIVKASSSEESSLDVNELFTDLKEKWDGLENKSTVLLYGGGAVVGVWLASIVVSAVNSVPLLPKIMELVGLGYTGWFVYRYLLFKSSRKELVTDIEELKKKVSGAE from the exons ATGGCAGCGGCAGCTTCGAGTTCTTTCGCGGTGGCGGCCACCGTCTTCATGCAAGGGTTCCCGGCCACCAACAGGGTCGCCGTCTTCTCTCCCTTGCCCGTCCGTCCATCCCTTTGCTCGGCTACATTCAAGCAACTCAAAG AGAAGGGGAGGTTTTATCAGCTGATTGTGAAGGCATCTTCATCGGAGGAAAGTTCACTCGATGTCAATGAATTGTTCACAGACCTTAAGGAGAAG TGGGATGGCCTCGAAAACAAGTCTACAGTACTACTTTATGGAGGTGGTGCAGTTGTAGGCGTTTGGTTGGCCTCTATTGTTGTGAGTGCTGTTAATTCGGTGCCTTTG CTTCCAAAGATCATGGAGTTGGTAGGTCTTGGATATACTGGATGGTTCGTGTACCGTTACCTTCTTTTCAAG TCAAGTAGAAAAGAACTTGTAACAGACATCGAGGAGTTAAAGAAGAAGGTTTCTGGAGCCGAATGA
- the LOC142519367 gene encoding uncharacterized protein LOC142519367 isoform X1 — protein MILPNKTTVPKQATELIRDIAILELEVGHLEQYLLSLYRKAFDQKIPSLYPSKKHGDLKPPLSPPRRRRLDFSRSDITSTRAKFSPQTEIPNVSNTRMEINSSTEEKFNDSSVLRSHSSVYQYSSLENQNSPPAEAFGKALRACHSQPLSMMENTSSHVISLAEHLGTRISDHLKETPNKLSQYMVKCMSIIYCKLADPPLTNPGLSSPTSSLSSVSAFSPKDQCDFWSPGLRNDSSFDVRLDNPFHVEGLKDFSGSYSTMVEVNCLHTNSQKLGDTECLLQNFRSLISRLENIDPRKLAHEEKLAFWINVHNALVMHVNTQITKIHNNKNHLSRVDCKVFM, from the exons ATGATACTTCCGAACAAAACAACTGTTCCTAAG CAAGCCACAGAACTCATCAGAGATATTGCTATATTGGAGCTTGAAGTTGGGCATCTCGAACAATATCTTCTTTCACTGTACAGGAAAGCATTTGATCAAAAAATACCTTCCCTGTACCCATCCAAGAAACACGGAGATTTGAAACCACCCCTATCACCACCAAGAAGAAGGCGCCTAGATTTTTCGAGATCGGATATCACGTCAACAAGAGCGAAGTTTTCGCCTCAAACTGAAATTCCAAATGTATCCAATACAAGGATGGAAATCAATAGTTCAACAGAAGAGAAGTTCAATGATTCAAGTGTACTCCGTTCTCATTCTTCTGTGTACCAATACTCATCTCTGGAAAACCAAAACTCACCTCCAGCAGAAGCCTTTGGGAAAGCTTTGCGGGCATGTCATTCTCAACCATTATCCATGATGGAG AATACTTCTTCACATGTCATCAGTCTAGCAGAACATCTTGGAACCCGTATCTCAGATCATCTCAAAGAGACACCGAACAAGCTTTCTCAATATATGGTCAAGTGCATGTCCATTATATATTGCAAACTTGCTGATCCGCCATTAACGAATCCTGGACTATCATCTCCCACTTCATCTTTGTCCTCAGTTAGTGCATTTTCTCCGAAAGATCAATGCGACTTTTGGAGTCCAGGATTGAGAAATGATTCTTCCTTTGATGTTCGGCTGGATAATCCTTTCCACGTCGAAGGACTCAAAGATTTTAGTGGATCTTACAGCACCATGGTTGAAGTAAATTGTTTACACACTAATAGCCAGAAATTGGGTGATACTGAATGCTTGTTGCAAAATTTTCG GAGTCTTATTTCTCGATTGGAAAATATCGATCCTCGAAAGTTGGCCCATGAGGAGAAGTTGGCATTTTGGATCAACGTACACAATGCTTTGGTGATGCATGTAAACACCCAAATaactaaaattcataacaataagAATCATTTATCACGAGTTGACTGTAAAGTTTTCATGTGA
- the LOC142519367 gene encoding uncharacterized protein LOC142519367 isoform X2, translated as MILPNKTTVPKQATELIRDIAILELEVGHLEQYLLSLYRKAFDQKIPSLYPSKKHGDLKPPLSPPRRRRLDFSRSDITSTRAKFSPQTEIPNVSNTRMEINSSTEEKFNDSSVLRSHSSVYQYSSLENQNSPPAEAFGKALRACHSQPLSMMENTSSHVISLAEHLGTRISDHLKETPNKLSQYMVKCMSIIYCKLADPPLTNPGLSSPTSSLSSVSAFSPKDQCDFWSPGLRNDSSFDVRLDNPFHVEGLKDFSGSYSTMVEVNCLHTNSQKLGDTECLLQNFRSLISRLENIDPRKLAHEEKLAFWINVHNALVMHAFLAYDIP; from the exons ATGATACTTCCGAACAAAACAACTGTTCCTAAG CAAGCCACAGAACTCATCAGAGATATTGCTATATTGGAGCTTGAAGTTGGGCATCTCGAACAATATCTTCTTTCACTGTACAGGAAAGCATTTGATCAAAAAATACCTTCCCTGTACCCATCCAAGAAACACGGAGATTTGAAACCACCCCTATCACCACCAAGAAGAAGGCGCCTAGATTTTTCGAGATCGGATATCACGTCAACAAGAGCGAAGTTTTCGCCTCAAACTGAAATTCCAAATGTATCCAATACAAGGATGGAAATCAATAGTTCAACAGAAGAGAAGTTCAATGATTCAAGTGTACTCCGTTCTCATTCTTCTGTGTACCAATACTCATCTCTGGAAAACCAAAACTCACCTCCAGCAGAAGCCTTTGGGAAAGCTTTGCGGGCATGTCATTCTCAACCATTATCCATGATGGAG AATACTTCTTCACATGTCATCAGTCTAGCAGAACATCTTGGAACCCGTATCTCAGATCATCTCAAAGAGACACCGAACAAGCTTTCTCAATATATGGTCAAGTGCATGTCCATTATATATTGCAAACTTGCTGATCCGCCATTAACGAATCCTGGACTATCATCTCCCACTTCATCTTTGTCCTCAGTTAGTGCATTTTCTCCGAAAGATCAATGCGACTTTTGGAGTCCAGGATTGAGAAATGATTCTTCCTTTGATGTTCGGCTGGATAATCCTTTCCACGTCGAAGGACTCAAAGATTTTAGTGGATCTTACAGCACCATGGTTGAAGTAAATTGTTTACACACTAATAGCCAGAAATTGGGTGATACTGAATGCTTGTTGCAAAATTTTCG GAGTCTTATTTCTCGATTGGAAAATATCGATCCTCGAAAGTTGGCCCATGAGGAGAAGTTGGCATTTTGGATCAACGTACACAATGCTTTGGTGATGCAT GCCTTTTTGGCTTATGATATCCCCTAA